The following proteins are encoded in a genomic region of Corylus avellana chromosome ca4, CavTom2PMs-1.0:
- the LOC132179886 gene encoding classical arabinogalactan protein 7-like, which translates to MAHNNAVILILTLFVCSTSAISPEQAPAWSPTKPPTSTHSAPTPSHTAMPPTASHSAPTPSQAAKPPASYSSPPAHQPSPKASPPTPPPPHHSPPPSPSHASTPIPATPPPTSIASPPSEAPAPTENAAVSNRYAVSGSLAVGLLAAALVI; encoded by the coding sequence atGGCGCACAATAACGCTGTGATTCTGATTCTGACGTTGTTTGTGTGCTCTACATCGGCAATCTCTCCTGAGCAGGCTCCGGCATGGTCTCCGACGAAGCCACCGACTTCAACTCACAGTGCTCCAACACCGTCTCACACAGCTATGCCACCAACTGCGAGTCATAGTGCTCCGACGCCGTCTCAGGCAGCGAAGCCACCTGCATCGTATTCGTCTCCACCAGCCCACCAACCATCTCCAAAGGCCAGTCCTCCGACACCACCACCGCCGCATcattctcctcctccttctccttctcacGCTTCTACTCCGATACCGGCGACTCCACCACCCACATCGATTGCCTCACCGCCTTCCGAAGCCCCCGCCCCAACCGAAAACGCCGCCGTGTCAAACAGATACGCGGTCTCCGGGTCCCTGGCCGTCGGCCTCTTGGCCGCTGCTTTGGTCATCTAG
- the LOC132178010 gene encoding uncharacterized protein LOC132178010: MNTPNIVKVSLWKACHNALATKANLFRRKINEDPLCPNCGVESKTIGHVLWDCPTVQIVWSMCGKIQKRRIMHDNFVIIVEELCHYLDKEEMEVMVVVARSIWLRRNALVHGKKVSPSNVVVKNAIESFEAYHIANSKIKGVIKRDNTKVFCWEAPKDDFVKVNWDAAVDKHRRKMGIGVIIRDSMGEVLTTLSAPKDYIIEPDIAEALVVLRAVLFCGELGFHWVILEGDALQVV, from the coding sequence ATGAATACGCCTAATATCGTCAAGGTTTCTCTATGGAAAGCTTGTCATAATGCCTTGGCTACAAAAGCTAATCTCTTTCGACGAAAGATCAATGAGGATCCTCTATGCCCAAATTGCGGGGTAGAGTCAAAAACTATAGGTCATGTGCTGTGGGATTGTCCTACTGTACAGATAGTATGGAGCATGTGTGGTAAGATTCAAAAGAGAAGAATAATGCACGACAATTTTGTGATCATTGTTGAGGAGCTTTGTCATTATTTGGATAAGGAGGAGATGGAAGTCATGGTGGTGGTTGCTCGGAGTATATGGCTAAGGCGGAATGCTTTGGTTCATGGGAAAAAGGTTAGTCCTAGCAATGTAGTGGTTAAGAATGCAATTGAGTCTTTTGAGGCCTACCATATAGCTAACTCCAAGATCAAGGGAGTAATAAAGAGGGATAATACAAAGGTTTTTTGTTGGGAAGCCCCAAAAGATGACTTTGTTAAAGTCAATTGGGATGCAGCCGTAGATAAGCACAGAAGGAAAATGGGTATAGGTGTTATAATCCGAGATAGTATGGGAGAGGTGTTGACAACTTTGTCAGCACCAAAAGACTATATCATCGAACCTGATATAGCAGAGGCATTGGTGGTATTGAGGGCTGTTCTCTTTTGTGGAGAGTTAGGTTTTCATTGGGTGATCCTGGAAGGAGATGCGCTCCAAGTGGTCTAG
- the LOC132179519 gene encoding classical arabinogalactan protein 1-like — translation MAYSSAAILVLLAAMLVCSTIAQSPASSPASSPTKSPPAKSPSSLAPSPAANPPVSVPSPHSAAPTVNSPPSPPPASSDAPANPPSSISSPPAEAPGPAANGAASNRFAVAGSVAVAALVGVLVF, via the coding sequence ATGGCTTACTCAAGCGCTGCGATTCTTGTGCTACTGGCTGCAATGTTGGTTTGCTCCACTATAGCACAATCTCCGGCGTCTTCTCCGGCATCCTCTCCCACAAAATCTCCACCCGCCAAGTCTCCGTCCTCTCTGGCACCGTCTCCGGCCGCGAATCCACCAGTTTCTGTGCCTTCTCCTCACTCGGCTGCTCCGACCGTCAACTCTCCGCCGTCACCTCCTCCAGCGTCCTCCGATGCTCCGGCGAACCCTCCCTCATCGATCTCCTCTCCACCAGCTGAAGCTCCTGGTCCTGCCGCGAACGGTGCCGCTTCGAACCGCTTCGCAGTCGCTGGATCTGTGGCTGTTGCAGCACTCGTTGGAGTTTTGGTTTTCTAG
- the LOC132179559 gene encoding classical arabinogalactan protein 1-like, with amino-acid sequence MARLSSVSLMLVLVLLVGSTVALSPAKSPLLSPKSPAHLHSPSPSPSPVPSEAPASSPTSIAAPPSEAPGPAQNSAVLNRVGFAGSVAVGVFAAALVF; translated from the coding sequence ATGGCTCGCCTAAGCTCTGTTTCTTTGATGCTAGTGCTGGTTCTTCTTGTGGGTTCCACCGTGGCCCTGTCTCCGGCAAAATCTCCTTTATTGAGTCCCAAGTCTCCGGCGCATTTGCATTCGCCATCGCCATCGCCGTCGCCGGTTCCTTCTGAGGCTCCGGCGAGCTCTCCCACGTCGATTGCTGCTCCTCCGTCAGAAGCTCCTGGGCCGGCCCAGAACAGCGCCGTTTTGAACCGGGTCGGGTTCGCTGGATCCGTTGCCGTTGGGGTATTCGCTGCTGCTTTGGTCTTCTAG
- the LOC132179351 gene encoding bifunctional riboflavin biosynthesis protein RIBA 1, chloroplastic, with product MAFTNVSSPSTTALSHLQVCKNIKLFNGLHSVNPSLAKGYASDLPLIQLGGKLSLSIKGLGRTRATVISGEGDLLSYANENNVKENGTLIGDQSVGIEIQSDAVAFGTLAADTIPISSGFPVDNDEFDLDHPTEGFSSIPEAIEDIRQGKIVVVVDDEDRENEGDLIMAAQLATPEAMAFIVKYGTGIVCVSMKGEDLERLQIPLMVTQKDNDEKLSTAFTVTVDAKHGTTTGVSARDRATTVLALASRDSNPDDFNRPGHIFPLKYRDGGVLKRAGHTEASVDLAMLAGFDPVGVLCEVVDDDGSMARLPKLRQFAEQENLKIISIADLIRYRRKRDKLVDRSAAARIPTMWGPFTAYCYRSIIDGIEHIAMVKGDIGDGQDILVRVHSECLTGDIFGSARCDCGNQLALAMQQIEAAGRGVLVYLRGHEGRGIGLGHKLRAYNLQDDGRDTVEANEELGLPVDSREYGIGAQMLRDLGVRTMKLMTNNPAKYVGLKGYGLAVVGRVPLVTPITRDNKRYLETKRAKMGHVYGLEFSSHLSSLINGNGKPSASNPSDALSET from the exons ATGGCTTTCACCAACGTCTCTTCTCCTTCAACAACAGCTCTCTCTCACCTACA GGTATGCAAAAACATCAAATTGTTCAATGGTTTACACAGTGTGAATCCTTCTTTGGCAAAAGGGTATGCTTCTGATTTGCCCTTGATCCAACTGGGTGGAAAATTGTCCTTAAGTATTAAGGGTCTTGGTAGAACTAGAGCTACAGTGATCTCTGGAGAAGGTGACCTTCTGTCTTATGCCAACGAAAATAATGTCAAGGAAAATGGCACTCTCATTGGTGATCAATCAGTTGGAATTGAGATACAATCTGATGCAGTTGCATTCGGAACACTAGCAGCAGATACCATTCCTATAAGTAGTGGTTTTCCCGTAGATAATGATGAATTTGATTTGGATCACCCTACTGAAGGTTTTTCTTCCATCCCAGAGGCCATAGAGGACATTCGCCAAGGAAAG ATTGTAGTGGTGGTGGATGATGAGGACAGAGAAAATGAAGGAGATTTAATTATGGCTGCACAATTGGCAACACCTGAAGCTATGGCTTTTATAGTGAAGTATGGAACTGGAATAGTGTGTGTCAGCATGAAAGGGGAAGATCTGGAGAGGTTACAAATCCCTTTGATGGTAACCCAGAAGGATAATGATGAGAAACTTTCTACTGCTTTCACAGTGACAGTG GATGCCAAACATGGTACAACCACAGGGGTATCAGCTCGTGATAGGGCAACAACAGTATTGGCTCTTGCATCCAGAGATTCAAATCCTGATGATTTCAACCGCCCAGGCCATATTTTTCCGCTGAAATACAGAGATGGTGGTGTTTTGAAAAGAGCTGGGCATACAGAAGCTTCTGTTGATCTTGCCATGCTTGCTGGGTTTGACCCTGTTGGAGTTCTATGTGAGGTTGTGGATGATGATGGTTCCATGGCTAGATTACCAAAGCTTCGCCAATTTGCAGAGCAGGAGAACTTGAAAATTATATCTATTGCTGATTTGATTAG GTATAGAAGGAAGAGAGATAAGTTAGTAGATCGCTCTGCTGCTGCCAGGATACCTACAATGTGGGGGCCATTTACAGCCTACTGTTATAGATCAATCATAGATGGGATTGAGCATATTGCAATGGTTAAG GGTGACATTGGAGATGGGCAAGATATTCTTGTGAGAGTGCACTCAGAATGTCTCACTGGAGATATATTTGGATCAGCCAGATGCGACTGTGGGAACCAGTTGGCGCTTGCCATGCAGCAGATTGAGGCTGCTGGCAGGGGTGTACTGGTGTACCTCCGTGGACATGAAGGGAGGGGCATTGGTTTGGGTCACAAACTTCGTGCCTATAATCTACAGGATGATGGGCGCGATACAGTAGAAGCCAACGAGGAGTTGGGATTGCCTGTTGACTCCCGAGAGTACGGAATTGGTGCTCAG ATGCTTAGGGATTTGGGTGTTCGAACGATGAAGCTGATGACAAACAACCCTGCTAAGTATGTCGGGCTTAAGGGTTATGGTTTGGCGGTTGTGGGCAGGGTCCCATTAGTAACTCCAATTACCAGGGATAACAAGAGATATTTGGAGACCAAGCGTGCCAAAATGGGACATGTCTATGGGTTGGAATTTAGCAGCCACTTAAGCAGTCTCATCAATGGCAATGGGAAGCCTAGTGCCAGTAATCCATCTGATGCTCTATCTGAAACATAA